The following are encoded in a window of candidate division KSB1 bacterium genomic DNA:
- a CDS encoding glycoside hydrolase family 97 protein, producing MRYWVIFILMFFLSFSVSAAVVTSPNGKVAVTLEMKKNLETDPSADRFCFSVSYDGKAVLLDSPLRLDFKGMPAMGENLAVVGESRQSVNEVWRPLWGKSSRVVNAYNELTLTLQETQAPHRIMTVTARAYDDGVGLRYGFPAECGFTDFKLAAERTEFHFPGNPTVWAVHFEHFQTHQEGEYPRKLLGDLHPGDLIGCPLLVQLPHAWAALTEADLDDWAGIYFTRSTTAANAVVSVLSPRLDEKEVAVISRAPRLSPWRVLLIGEKPGDLIESNLILNLNPPCEIKDTSWIRPGISAWDRWWCGSYAPDYPGKLGVDTPSMKYFIDFAAEMGWEYQLVDWFWYGNPFDPSKPFGTAGNPAVSILKSTPEIDIPELVRYGAKKGVKILVWLDWFNADREMEKAFPLYEKWGVAGVKVDFMARDDQEMVNFYRRLVKLAAKHHLVVDFHGAYKPDGFQRTYPNLLTREGVLGNEYNKWSRRITPTHNVTLPFTRMLCGPMDYTPGGFRNKTPQTFRPVGGDDPGPFVMTTRAQQLAMFVVYESPLQVACDSPYNYRVSPAGLDFLKIVPTTWDETKVLDGYPGEFVVIARRSGKTWFVGAMTNEQPRIVSLPLAFLGKGRFKATIWADPDEAADYPDRLQKQEIKLSGDKLELHLAGSGGAVVVIKPIRK from the coding sequence ATGCGCTATTGGGTGATATTCATCCTTATGTTTTTCTTGTCGTTTTCCGTTTCGGCTGCCGTCGTTACCTCGCCGAACGGCAAGGTTGCCGTAACCCTGGAAATGAAAAAGAATTTGGAAACTGATCCGTCTGCGGACCGCTTCTGTTTTTCCGTCTCTTATGACGGAAAAGCCGTCTTGCTGGATTCTCCTTTACGGCTCGATTTCAAGGGCATGCCGGCGATGGGCGAGAACCTGGCTGTTGTCGGCGAGTCGCGGCAATCGGTAAATGAGGTTTGGCGGCCGTTATGGGGCAAAAGCAGTCGTGTGGTTAATGCCTATAACGAATTGACCCTTACCTTGCAGGAAACGCAGGCGCCGCATCGCATCATGACCGTGACGGCGCGCGCTTACGATGACGGTGTCGGCCTGCGCTATGGATTTCCCGCCGAATGCGGTTTTACGGATTTCAAACTGGCTGCCGAACGCACCGAGTTCCATTTTCCCGGCAATCCGACGGTTTGGGCGGTGCATTTCGAGCATTTTCAAACTCATCAGGAAGGTGAATATCCTCGAAAACTGCTCGGCGATCTGCATCCCGGGGATCTGATCGGATGTCCGCTTTTGGTGCAGCTTCCGCATGCGTGGGCGGCATTGACCGAAGCCGATTTGGACGACTGGGCGGGCATCTATTTTACGCGCAGCACGACCGCAGCCAATGCCGTCGTCTCGGTGTTGTCGCCGCGGCTTGATGAAAAAGAGGTCGCCGTGATTTCCCGCGCTCCCCGTCTTTCACCGTGGCGCGTCCTTCTGATCGGCGAAAAGCCGGGCGACCTGATCGAATCCAACCTGATTTTGAATCTCAACCCGCCTTGCGAAATTAAAGATACCTCCTGGATTCGCCCCGGCATTTCCGCTTGGGATCGTTGGTGGTGCGGCAGCTATGCGCCGGACTATCCCGGCAAATTGGGCGTGGATACGCCCTCGATGAAGTATTTCATCGATTTTGCCGCCGAAATGGGTTGGGAATACCAGCTGGTCGATTGGTTCTGGTACGGCAATCCTTTCGATCCGAGCAAGCCGTTCGGAACGGCCGGCAATCCGGCGGTCAGCATTCTCAAATCGACGCCGGAAATCGACATTCCCGAACTGGTTCGCTACGGCGCGAAAAAAGGCGTCAAAATTCTGGTTTGGCTTGACTGGTTCAACGCTGACAGGGAAATGGAAAAGGCGTTTCCGCTTTACGAAAAATGGGGTGTGGCGGGCGTCAAAGTCGACTTTATGGCCCGCGACGATCAGGAAATGGTCAATTTCTATCGTCGTTTGGTCAAGCTGGCCGCCAAGCACCATCTCGTCGTCGATTTTCACGGCGCTTACAAGCCGGACGGCTTTCAGCGCACTTACCCCAACTTGCTGACCCGTGAGGGCGTGCTCGGCAACGAGTACAACAAGTGGAGTCGACGCATCACGCCGACCCACAATGTGACGCTGCCGTTTACGCGTATGCTGTGCGGGCCGATGGATTATACGCCCGGCGGCTTTCGCAACAAGACGCCGCAGACCTTTCGCCCCGTCGGCGGCGACGATCCGGGGCCGTTCGTCATGACCACGCGCGCGCAGCAGCTCGCCATGTTCGTTGTTTACGAGAGCCCGCTGCAGGTGGCGTGTGATTCGCCCTACAACTATCGCGTGTCGCCGGCCGGACTCGATTTTCTCAAGATCGTACCGACGACTTGGGATGAGACCAAGGTCCTGGACGGTTATCCGGGAGAATTCGTGGTCATCGCCCGTCGTTCCGGCAAGACTTGGTTTGTCGGCGCCATGACCAACGAGCAGCCGCGGATCGTCTCTTTGCCGCTTGCATTTCTGGGTAAAGGAAGATTCAAGGCGACGATTTGGGCTGACCCCGATGAAGCTGCCGATTATCCCGATCGGCTGCAGAAGCAGGAAATAAAGCTTTCCGGCGACAAGCTGGAGCTGCATCTGGCGGGCAGCGGCGGCGCTGTCGTAGTCATTAAACCGATTCGGAAATGA